In the Streptomyces coeruleoprunus genome, CGCGTCATCGTCGACCTGGTGCCCAACCACTCCTCGGACCAGCACGAGTGGTTCCAGCGCGCCCTCAAGGAGGGCCCCGGCTCCCCGCTGCGCGAGCGCTACCACTTCCGCCCCGGCAAGGGCGCGAACGGCGAACTCCCGCCCAACGACTGGGAGTCCATCTTCGGCGGCCCGGCCTGGACCCGCGCCGAGGACGGCGAGTGGTACCTGCACCTGTTCGCCCCGGAGCAGCCCGACTTCAACTGGGAGCACCCGGCCGTCCGCGACGAGTTCCGCTCGATCCTGCGCTTCTGGCTCGACATGGGCGTCGACGGCTTCCGCGTCGACGTCGCCCACGGCCTGGTCAAGGCCGACGGACTGCCCGACATCGGCTCCCACGACCAGCTGAAGCTGCTCGGCAACGACGTCATGCCGTTCTTCGACCAGGACGGCGTCCACGAGATCTACCGCAGCTGGCGGCAGGTGCTCTCCGAGTACGACGGCGAGCGCGTCCTGGTCGCCGAGGCCTGGACCCCGACGGTCGAGCGCACGGCGAACTACGTGCGCCCCGACGAGATGCACCAGGCGTTCAACTTCCAGTACCTGGGCACCCACTGGGACGCCGCCGAGCTGCGCAAGGTCATCGACGCCTCGCTCGCCGCGATGCGGCCCGTCGGCGCCCCCACCACGTGGGTGCTGTCCAACCACGACGTCACCCGGCACGCCACCCGCTTCGCCAACCCGCCGGGCCTCGGCACCCAGCTGCGGGAGCAGGGCGACCGCGAGCTGGGCCTGCGCCGCGCCCGCGCCGCCACCCTGCTGATGCTGGCGCTGCCCGGCTCGGCGTACGTCTACCAGGGCGAGGAACTGGGCCTGCCGGACGTCACCGACCTGCCGGACGAGGTGCGCCAGGACCCGTCGTTCTTCCGCGCCAGCGGCCAGGACGGGTTCCGCGACGGCTGCCGCGTGCCGATCCCGTGGACCGTGGAGGGCAGCTCGTACGGCTTCGGCTCCGGCGGCAGCTGGCTGCCGCAGCCCGCCACGTGGGGCGCGCTCAGCGTGCAGGCCCAGACCGGCGACCCAGGCTCCACCCTGGAGCTGTACCGCAGCGCGCTGCGCGTGCGCCGCGAGGAGCGCGGGCTGGGCGCGGGCGAGGCGGTGGAGTGGCTGGACGCGCCGGAGGGCGTCCTGGCGTTCCGCCGCGAGGGCTTCGTCTGCACGGCCAACACCACCGGTGAGGCGGTCCGTATCGACGTCCCCGGCCGGATGCTGCTGTCCAGCCGGCAGGTGCGCACCAGCGTCGACGGCACCGCCGAACTGCCCGCCGACACCACCGTCTGGTGGGCGGTGTGACGATCCCCGTGCCGCGGGGCGACGCGCCGTCCGGCGCCCCGCGGCTGGCGGACATCGCGGGGCAGGCCGGCGTCAGCGAGGCGACCGTCAGCCGGGTCCTCAACGGCAAGGCGGGCGTCGCCGCGGCGACCCGGCACCGCGTCCTGGCCGCCCTCGACGTGCTCGGCTACGAACGGCCGGTACGGCTGCGCCAGCGCAGCGCGGGCCTCATCGGCCTGGTCATCCCGGAGCTGACGAACCCCATCTTCCCGGCCTTCGCCCAGGTCATCGAGCAGGTCCTGGCCGGGCACGGGTACACCCCGGTGCTGTGCACCCAGATGCCGGGCGGTGCCACGGAGGACGAGCTGGTCGAGCAGCTGGAGGAGCGGGGCGTCACAGGCATCGTCTTCCTCTCGGGCCTCCACGCGGACACGTCGGCGGACCC is a window encoding:
- a CDS encoding glycoside hydrolase family 13 protein, translated to MTQHLAAPAAPTTGTDTGWWRDAVIYQVYPRSFADGNGDGMGDLEGIRSRLPYLKDLGVDAVWLSPFYASPQADAGYDVADYRAIDPMFGSLLDADALIREAHQLGLRVIVDLVPNHSSDQHEWFQRALKEGPGSPLRERYHFRPGKGANGELPPNDWESIFGGPAWTRAEDGEWYLHLFAPEQPDFNWEHPAVRDEFRSILRFWLDMGVDGFRVDVAHGLVKADGLPDIGSHDQLKLLGNDVMPFFDQDGVHEIYRSWRQVLSEYDGERVLVAEAWTPTVERTANYVRPDEMHQAFNFQYLGTHWDAAELRKVIDASLAAMRPVGAPTTWVLSNHDVTRHATRFANPPGLGTQLREQGDRELGLRRARAATLLMLALPGSAYVYQGEELGLPDVTDLPDEVRQDPSFFRASGQDGFRDGCRVPIPWTVEGSSYGFGSGGSWLPQPATWGALSVQAQTGDPGSTLELYRSALRVRREERGLGAGEAVEWLDAPEGVLAFRREGFVCTANTTGEAVRIDVPGRMLLSSRQVRTSVDGTAELPADTTVWWAV